The Ahaetulla prasina isolate Xishuangbanna chromosome 3, ASM2864084v1, whole genome shotgun sequence genome window below encodes:
- the LOC131195012 gene encoding uncharacterized protein LOC131195012, with translation MKTMEISKLLAEKEELELKIQELTNKNIQLAKEKEKLCEQYEEKLSRKNHSDESGQLEKLRRENESLSCKVQKHAEEKLSRKNRSDESGQLEKLRRENESLSCKVQKHAEAKLSRKNHSDESGQLEKLRRENESLSCKVQKHAEEKAELLRENNDLKDELYRKTTLMSLMTLENKELQNKAEMVTFKNLELTDEKEELCREYEERLWRETQLRKGCCTLLMGRDRMDQRPGSSECKRGAVSVCQTNADVAENKTEAQQDKMKPQMEYKLNEKWLKASVDNLKIKKSKEPGPNILRWLQQSLKVLKEDSSEQYTLPEWLKASISNLPKECAEASREDVNGWLEGSINHLQEEGPETCDLDVQGWLEASIIGIQHLLKSKSKFRRSQIKGMA, from the exons at GAAGACAATGGAAATATCAAAACTTCTGGCAGAAAAAGAGGAGCTGGAACTAAAAATTCAGGagcttacaaataaaaatatacaattggccaaagaaaaagaaaaactttgtgAACAGTATGAAGAAAAGCTGAGCAG GAAAAATCATTCAGATGAGTCTGGGCAGCTGGAAAAACTCAGACGAGAGAATGAGAGTCTCAGCTGCAAGGTGCAGAAACACGCTGAAGAAAAGCTGAGCAG GAAAAATCGTTCAGATGAGTCTGGGCAGCTGGAAAAACTCAGACGAGAGAATGAGAGTCTCAGCTGCAAGGTGCAGAAACACGCTGAAGCAAAGCTGAGCAG GAAAAATCATTCAGATGAGTCTGGGCAGCTGGAAAAACTCAGACGAGAGAATGAGAGTCTCAGCTGCAAGGTGCAGAAACACGCTGAAGAAAAAGCAGAGCTCCTACGAGAAAATAATGACCTCAAAGACGAACTTTATCG AAAGACAACACTGATGTCATTAATGACATTAGAAAACAAAGAGCTCCAAAATAAGGCCGAGATGGTGACATTCAAAAATCTTGAACTGACGGATGAGAAAGAGGAGCTCTGCAGAGAGTATGAAGAAAGACTGTGGAG AGAGACACAACTGAGGAAGGGCTGCTGCACCTTATTGATGGGCAGAGACCGGATGGACCAGAGACCTGGCAGCAGTGAGTGCAAAAGAGGCGCTGTGAGTGTCTGCCAAACAAATGCAGATGTTGCAGAAAACAAGACAGAAGCGCAACAAGATAAAATGAAGCCTCaaatggaatataaattaaatgagAAATGGCTGAAAGCTTCAGTGGACAacctcaaaataaaaaaatcgAAGGAACCCGGGCCAAATATCCTGAGGTGGCTTCAGCAATCGCTGAAAGTCCTGAAAGAGGATTCCTCTGAACAGTACACCCTGCCAGAATGGCTTAAAGCATCCATCAGCAACCTCCCGAAGGAATGTGCTGAGGCATCCAGGGAGGATGTGAATGGTTGGCTAGAAGGATCGATAAATCATCTCCAAGAAGAAGGGCCAGAAACCTGTGATTTAGATGTGCAGGGATGGCTTGAAGCATCTATTATAGGCATTCAACACCTACTAAAGTCCAAATCAAAGTTTCGACGAAGCCAAATAAAAGGGATGGCTTGA